A window from Neodiprion fabricii isolate iyNeoFabr1 chromosome 2, iyNeoFabr1.1, whole genome shotgun sequence encodes these proteins:
- the LOC124176030 gene encoding sarcoplasmic reticulum histidine-rich calcium-binding protein-like: protein MSSYFVFGLVTIAVIAFSEAAPYGGQDDHSIDGGHQDHAIHESKDREESLSSYSEDHEEPEIHENKDNERFSDHESKGQEEYQSHKGEDHEESEGQKEYEGHKSEDHEESEGQKEYAGHKSEDHENYEGQKEYEGHKSEDHENYESQKEYEGHKSDDHEESEGHEHKDHKEHEDHEGKYPEHIKHG from the exons atgtccAGTTATTTCGTCTTTGGTTTGGTAACCATCGCCGTCATCGCTTTCAGCGAAGCAGCCCCCTACG GTGGACAGGATGATCATTCGATTGACGGAGGTCATCAAGACCACGCGATTCATGAGAGCAAAGACCGCGAAGAATCCTTGAGCAGTTACAGCGAAGATCACGAGGAGCCCGAAATCCATGAAAACAAAGATAACGAACGCTTCTCGGACCACGAGAGCAAAGGCCAGGAAGAATATCAAAGCCACAAAGGCGAAGATCACGAAGAGTCCGAAGGCCAGAAAGAATATGAAGGCCACAAAAGCGAAGATCACGAAGAGTCCGAAGGCCAGAAAGAATATGCAGGCCACAAAAGCGAAGATCACGAAAACTACGAAGGCCAGAAAGAATATGAAGGCCACAAAAGCGAAGATCACGAAAACTACGAAAGCCAGAAAGAATACGAAGGCCACAAAAGCGACGATCACGAAGAGTCCGAAGGCCACGAGCACAAAGACCACAAAGAACATGAAGACCACGAAGGCAAATATCCAGAGCATATCAAACACGGGTGA